The Xanthomonas sp. CFBP 8443 genome has a window encoding:
- the galU gene encoding UTP--glucose-1-phosphate uridylyltransferase GalU — MSKRIRKAVFPVAGLGTRFLPATKTVPKEMLPIIDRPLIQYAVDEAIEAGCDTLIFVTNRYKHAVADYFDKAYELEQKLERAGKVELLEMIRNVLPKGVRAVFVTQAEALGLGHAVLCAKSVIGDEPFAVLLPDDLIWNRGAGALKQMADLNEASGASVIAVEDVPHENTASYGIVATDAFDGRKGRIAQIVEKPKPEDAPSDLAVVGRYVLSPKIFELLESTGTGAGGEIQLTDAIAALLKSEQVDAYRFEGTRFDCGTHLGLVEATIRFALENKKLAKPARAKLTQMLAED, encoded by the coding sequence ATGAGCAAGAGAATCCGCAAGGCAGTTTTCCCGGTTGCAGGTCTGGGTACCCGCTTTCTTCCCGCCACCAAGACGGTGCCCAAGGAAATGCTGCCGATCATCGATCGGCCGCTGATCCAGTACGCCGTCGACGAGGCGATCGAGGCCGGTTGCGACACCCTGATCTTCGTCACCAACCGCTACAAGCACGCGGTTGCGGATTATTTCGACAAGGCCTACGAGCTGGAGCAGAAGCTCGAGCGCGCCGGCAAGGTCGAGCTGCTGGAAATGATTCGCAACGTGCTGCCCAAGGGCGTGCGCGCCGTCTTCGTGACCCAGGCCGAAGCGCTGGGCCTGGGCCATGCGGTGCTGTGCGCCAAGTCGGTGATCGGCGATGAACCGTTCGCCGTGCTGCTGCCGGACGACCTGATCTGGAACCGCGGGGCCGGCGCGCTCAAGCAGATGGCCGACCTCAACGAGGCCAGCGGCGCCAGCGTGATCGCTGTGGAGGACGTGCCGCACGAGAACACCGCCAGTTACGGCATCGTCGCCACCGACGCCTTCGACGGCCGCAAGGGCCGCATCGCGCAGATCGTCGAAAAGCCCAAGCCGGAAGACGCGCCCAGCGACCTGGCGGTGGTGGGGCGCTATGTGCTCAGTCCGAAGATCTTCGAACTGCTGGAAAGCACCGGCACCGGTGCCGGCGGCGAGATCCAGCTGACCGATGCCATCGCCGCGCTGCTGAAGAGCGAGCAGGTCGACGCCTATCGCTTCGAGGGAACCCGTTTCGATTGCGGCACCCACCTGGGCCTGGTCGAGGCGACCATCCGCTTCGCGCTGGAGAACAAGAAGCTGGCCAAGCCGGCGCGCGCGAAGCTCACGCAGATGCTGGCCGAAGACTGA
- a CDS encoding nucleoside-diphosphate sugar epimerase/dehydratase produces the protein MLSIRDRLTEMFPKASVVVHDLAIVWICWQLLHAARYTMLPGEHPLPLWNLNTAIVLAAQGLVFWKVGLYRGLWRFASVPDLLNIFKASFYGLVAIVLGLAYSRFDSIPLSVLMVYPFALSALLGAPRLLYRAWKDYQIAHSDETARRVLIVGAGRAAEALVRDLRRSGAYHPVGFVDDAGHLHGAKLQGLPILGRIDEAGAIAKETAAKLLVIAIPSLDAAGMQRVVAICESTGLPFRTVPRLLDVLEGHYLPGELKEVAIEDLLGRKPVTPDWKLIKGWLSGRTVMVTGAGGSIGSELCRQCARHGARKVVLLEIDELALITIHADLHRTFPDLEIECVLGDCGDPAVTRHAMRIAEPDAVFHAAAYKQVPLLEKQFREAVRNNVLSTETVARACVAAKVSTFVFISTDKAVNPVNVLGASKRYAEMVCQSLDDQTVGTRFVTVRFGNVLDSAGSVVPLFREQIRQGGPVTVTDPQVTRYFMTIPEACQLIVQAAASASHGAIYTLDMGEPVPIRLLAEQMIRLAGKQPGRDIAIVYTGLRPGEKLHETLFYADENYRPTSHPKILEAGARSFSREDILQGLQQLRAAVAEYDSDGIEKVLRTTMPEFAPLRQQASHDSSATIVPFPAREARRL, from the coding sequence ATGCTTTCGATCCGCGACCGTTTAACCGAGATGTTCCCCAAGGCCTCCGTGGTCGTCCACGATCTGGCGATCGTCTGGATCTGCTGGCAGTTGCTGCATGCGGCGCGCTACACGATGCTGCCCGGCGAGCATCCGCTGCCGTTGTGGAACCTCAATACCGCCATCGTGCTGGCGGCGCAGGGCCTGGTGTTCTGGAAGGTCGGCCTGTATCGCGGGCTGTGGCGCTTCGCCAGCGTTCCTGACCTGTTGAACATCTTCAAGGCCAGCTTCTACGGCCTAGTCGCGATCGTGCTGGGGCTGGCCTACAGCCGCTTCGATTCCATTCCGCTGTCGGTGCTGATGGTGTATCCGTTCGCGCTGTCGGCGCTGCTGGGTGCGCCGCGGCTGCTGTACCGCGCCTGGAAGGATTACCAGATCGCGCATTCGGACGAGACCGCGCGGCGCGTGCTGATCGTCGGTGCCGGCCGTGCGGCCGAGGCGCTGGTGCGCGATCTGCGCCGCTCCGGCGCCTACCATCCGGTCGGGTTCGTCGACGATGCCGGCCATCTGCACGGCGCCAAGCTGCAGGGCCTGCCGATCCTGGGCCGGATCGACGAAGCCGGGGCGATCGCCAAGGAAACCGCGGCCAAGCTGCTGGTCATCGCGATCCCGTCGCTGGACGCGGCCGGCATGCAGCGGGTGGTGGCGATCTGCGAAAGCACCGGGCTGCCGTTCCGCACCGTGCCGCGCCTGCTCGACGTGCTCGAAGGCCACTATCTGCCGGGCGAACTGAAGGAGGTCGCGATCGAGGACCTGCTCGGGCGCAAGCCGGTGACCCCGGACTGGAAACTGATCAAGGGCTGGTTGTCCGGGCGCACGGTGATGGTGACCGGTGCCGGCGGGTCGATCGGTTCGGAACTGTGCCGGCAGTGCGCGCGCCATGGCGCACGCAAGGTCGTGCTGCTGGAGATCGACGAGCTGGCGCTGATCACCATCCACGCCGATCTGCACCGCACCTTTCCCGACCTGGAAATCGAGTGCGTGCTGGGCGACTGCGGCGATCCGGCGGTGACCCGCCATGCGATGCGCATCGCCGAGCCGGATGCGGTGTTCCATGCCGCGGCCTACAAGCAGGTGCCGCTGCTGGAGAAGCAGTTCCGCGAGGCGGTCCGCAACAACGTGCTGTCCACCGAGACCGTGGCCCGCGCCTGCGTCGCCGCCAAGGTCTCGACGTTCGTGTTCATCTCCACCGACAAGGCGGTCAATCCGGTCAACGTGCTCGGCGCGTCCAAGCGCTACGCGGAGATGGTGTGCCAGTCGCTGGACGACCAGACCGTGGGCACCCGTTTCGTCACCGTGCGCTTCGGCAATGTGCTGGATTCGGCCGGCAGCGTGGTCCCGCTGTTCCGCGAGCAGATCCGCCAGGGCGGCCCGGTCACGGTGACCGATCCGCAGGTGACCCGCTACTTCATGACCATTCCCGAGGCCTGCCAGCTGATCGTGCAGGCCGCTGCCTCGGCGTCGCACGGCGCGATCTACACGCTGGACATGGGCGAGCCGGTGCCGATCCGTCTGCTCGCCGAACAGATGATCCGCCTGGCCGGCAAGCAGCCCGGTCGCGACATCGCGATCGTCTACACCGGGCTGCGTCCGGGCGAGAAGCTGCACGAAACCCTGTTCTATGCCGACGAGAACTATCGTCCCACCTCGCACCCGAAGATCCTGGAAGCCGGCGCACGCAGCTTTTCGCGCGAAGACATCCTGCAGGGCCTGCAGCAATTGCGTGCGGCCGTGGCCGAGTACGACAGCGACGGCATCGAGAAAGTACTGCGCACGACCATGCCCGAATTCGCGCCGTTGCGACAACAGGCCAGTCACGATAGCTCCGCTACAATCGTTCCTTTCCCCGCACGCGAGGCCAGAAGGCTCTGA
- a CDS encoding glycosyltransferase family 4 protein codes for MPVAGWALLAALAAFSAIGTWLSRRYALKRNLLDAPGERRSHTVATPRGGGVAIVATVLAACAYAASLWPQQGVAIALFAAGLMLVAGIGWWDDHRPLSAALRLLVHAVAAGLLAALVYRLHQNPWLAALTWLATISLINIWNFMDGINGLATSQAMLAALGFAGFLPEPLRWACLVLVAACAGFLPFNYPRARIFLGDVGSGALGYLLAALFALCNVATGLTPWLLLIPISAFAIDAGFTLLSRMLAGERWWQPHAQHVYQRWVHAGRSHTVVTLAYALFSIVAITIAWFGGTLQTGGQVALALGWYLSASALWLTLRKGLR; via the coding sequence GTGCCGGTTGCAGGTTGGGCGCTGCTCGCGGCGCTGGCGGCGTTCAGTGCGATCGGGACGTGGCTGTCGCGCCGCTACGCCCTCAAGCGCAACTTGCTGGACGCTCCCGGCGAGCGTCGCAGCCATACGGTGGCCACGCCGCGCGGCGGCGGTGTCGCGATCGTGGCGACGGTGCTGGCGGCCTGCGCCTATGCGGCCTCGCTCTGGCCGCAGCAGGGCGTGGCCATCGCGCTGTTCGCTGCCGGGCTGATGCTGGTCGCCGGCATCGGCTGGTGGGACGACCACCGCCCGCTGTCGGCCGCGCTGCGGCTGCTGGTGCACGCGGTCGCCGCCGGCCTGCTGGCTGCACTTGTCTACCGATTGCACCAAAACCCGTGGCTGGCCGCGCTGACCTGGTTGGCGACGATCTCGCTGATCAACATCTGGAACTTCATGGACGGCATCAACGGCCTGGCGACCAGCCAGGCGATGCTGGCGGCGCTGGGTTTTGCCGGGTTCCTGCCCGAACCGCTGCGCTGGGCGTGCCTGGTGTTGGTCGCGGCCTGCGCCGGCTTCTTGCCGTTCAACTATCCGCGGGCGCGGATCTTCCTCGGCGACGTCGGCAGCGGCGCGCTGGGCTATCTGCTCGCAGCGCTGTTCGCGCTGTGCAATGTCGCGACCGGGCTCACACCATGGTTGCTGCTGATACCGATATCGGCGTTTGCCATCGACGCCGGCTTCACGTTGTTGTCGCGCATGCTCGCCGGCGAACGTTGGTGGCAACCGCACGCGCAACATGTCTACCAACGTTGGGTCCACGCGGGCAGGAGCCATACGGTCGTGACCCTCGCCTATGCCCTGTTCAGCATTGTCGCGATTACAATTGCCTGGTTCGGTGGAACGTTGCAGACCGGGGGGCAGGTTGCATTGGCGCTTGGCTGGTATCTATCGGCAAGTGCGCTTTGGCTGACTTTGCGTAAGGGATTGCGCTGA
- the lapB gene encoding lipopolysaccharide assembly protein LapB, with amino-acid sequence MDFLTEWFWFFLFLPLAALSGWVIGRRGGQRHGDTQVSRLSSTYFRGLNYLLNEEPDKAIELFLHIAELDKETFETQVALGHLFRRRGEVDRAIRLHQGLVQRADLSDPQRVQALLALGEDYMKSGLLDRAETVFTELAQIDQRAPQALKHLIGIYQAERDWEKAIDNATRYEEVTGEPMGKLIAQFECELADRYRASGTSELARAAIARAYQADATSVRAGILEGRIDVDDGNDEAAIRAFERAARHDPDYLPEIMPALMDCYRRGHDLSGARAFLSEMTEHYRGIAPVLALTRLMESQEGVSAARAYLGRQLKDRPSVRGESALIDLTLAEGADSTATLQDLKHITDQLLVRNPSYRCTRCGFGARTHHWQCPSCKEWGTVKPLLNYAVV; translated from the coding sequence ATGGACTTCCTGACCGAGTGGTTCTGGTTCTTCCTGTTCCTGCCGCTGGCAGCGCTGAGCGGATGGGTCATCGGCCGCCGCGGCGGCCAGCGCCATGGCGATACGCAGGTCAGCCGGCTTTCCAGCACGTATTTCCGCGGCCTGAACTACCTGCTCAACGAAGAGCCGGACAAGGCGATCGAGCTGTTCCTGCACATCGCCGAACTGGACAAGGAAACCTTCGAGACCCAGGTCGCGCTCGGCCACCTGTTCCGCCGGCGCGGTGAAGTCGATCGGGCGATCCGCCTGCACCAGGGCCTGGTGCAGCGCGCCGACCTGAGCGACCCGCAGCGCGTGCAGGCCTTGCTGGCACTGGGCGAGGACTACATGAAGTCCGGCCTGCTGGACCGCGCCGAGACCGTGTTCACCGAACTGGCGCAGATCGACCAGCGTGCGCCGCAGGCGCTCAAGCACCTGATCGGTATCTACCAGGCCGAGCGCGACTGGGAAAAGGCGATCGACAACGCCACCCGCTACGAGGAAGTGACCGGCGAGCCGATGGGCAAGCTGATCGCGCAGTTCGAATGCGAGCTGGCCGACCGCTACCGCGCATCCGGCACTTCCGAACTGGCGCGGGCCGCGATCGCGCGCGCCTACCAGGCCGACGCCACCTCGGTGCGCGCCGGCATCCTGGAAGGGCGCATCGACGTGGACGACGGCAACGACGAAGCCGCGATCCGCGCCTTCGAACGCGCCGCGCGCCACGACCCGGACTACCTGCCGGAGATCATGCCGGCGCTGATGGACTGCTACCGACGCGGCCACGATCTCAGCGGCGCACGCGCGTTCCTGTCGGAAATGACCGAGCACTACCGCGGCATCGCCCCGGTGCTGGCGCTGACCCGGCTGATGGAATCGCAGGAAGGCGTGTCCGCGGCGCGCGCCTACCTCGGCCGGCAATTGAAGGACCGGCCCTCGGTACGCGGCGAGTCGGCCTTGATCGACCTGACCCTGGCCGAAGGCGCCGATTCCACCGCCACCCTGCAGGACCTGAAGCACATCACCGACCAGTTGCTGGTGCGCAATCCCAGCTACCGCTGCACGCGCTGCGGCTTCGGCGCACGCACCCACCATTGGCAATGCCCGAGCTGCAAGGAGTGGGGCACGGTCAAGCCGCTGCTCAACTACGCGGTGGTGTAG
- a CDS encoding integration host factor subunit beta → MTKSELIEILARKQAHLKSDDVDLAVKSLLEMMGGALSGGDRIEIRGFGSFSLHYRPPRLGRNPKTGESVALPGKHVPHFKPGKELRERVSGVVPVESDTP, encoded by the coding sequence ATGACCAAGTCCGAACTGATCGAAATCCTGGCGCGCAAGCAGGCGCATCTGAAGTCGGACGACGTCGATCTGGCGGTGAAATCGCTATTGGAGATGATGGGCGGCGCGCTGTCCGGCGGCGACCGCATCGAGATCCGCGGTTTCGGCAGTTTTTCCCTGCATTACCGGCCGCCGCGCCTGGGACGCAATCCCAAGACCGGCGAATCCGTCGCGCTTCCCGGCAAGCATGTGCCGCACTTCAAGCCAGGCAAGGAATTGCGCGAGCGCGTCAGCGGCGTCGTTCCGGTCGAATCCGACACGCCCTGA
- the rpsA gene encoding 30S ribosomal protein S1 produces MTESFAELFEASQNNLAKLKPGSIVTGVVVEVRGDVVVINAGLKSEGIVPIEQFRNDAGEIDVAEGDLVKVALDSLENGFGETVLSREKAKRAMVWDELEEALEKNETITGRISGKVKGGFTVDIKDVRAFLPGSLVDVRPVRDPAYLEGKELEFKLIKLDRKRNNVVVSRRAVVESEHSEEREQLMDKLQEGAILKGVVKNLTDYGAFVDLGGIDGLLHITDMAWKRVRHPSEVVNVGDELDVRVLKFDRERNRVSLGLKQLGEDPWDNIARRYPANSRVFGKVSNVTDYGAFVEIEPGVEGLVHVSEMDWTNKNVNPSKVVQVGDEVEVMVLDVDEERRRISLGMKQVAANPWETFAATHKKNDKVSGQIKSITDFGIFIGLDGGIDGLVHLSDISWNTTGEDIVRNFKKGDTLEAVVLAVDPERERISLGVKQLEQDPFGQYMAANPKGSKVEGVVREVDAKGATIDLADGIEGYVAARDIANERVDDATQHLKVGDKIEAKFVGMDRKGRTLQLSIKAKDDAEMREVLEEYQSASGGTTQLGALLRAQLNGNKSE; encoded by the coding sequence ATGACCGAATCTTTTGCCGAACTGTTCGAAGCCAGCCAAAACAATCTGGCCAAGCTGAAGCCGGGCTCCATCGTCACCGGCGTCGTCGTGGAAGTCCGCGGCGACGTGGTGGTGATCAACGCCGGCCTGAAGTCCGAAGGCATCGTGCCGATCGAACAGTTCCGTAACGACGCTGGCGAGATCGACGTCGCCGAAGGCGACCTGGTCAAGGTCGCCCTCGACTCGCTCGAGAACGGCTTCGGCGAAACCGTGTTGTCGCGCGAGAAGGCCAAGCGCGCGATGGTGTGGGACGAGCTGGAAGAAGCGTTGGAAAAGAACGAGACCATCACCGGCCGCATCAGCGGCAAGGTCAAGGGTGGTTTCACCGTGGACATCAAGGATGTCCGCGCGTTCCTGCCGGGTTCGCTGGTCGATGTGCGCCCCGTGCGCGACCCGGCCTACCTGGAAGGCAAGGAGCTGGAGTTCAAGCTCATCAAGCTGGACCGCAAGCGCAACAACGTGGTGGTCTCGCGTCGTGCGGTGGTCGAGAGCGAGCACTCGGAAGAGCGCGAGCAGCTGATGGACAAGCTGCAGGAAGGCGCGATCCTGAAGGGCGTGGTCAAGAACCTGACCGACTACGGCGCGTTCGTGGACCTGGGCGGCATCGACGGCCTGCTGCACATCACCGACATGGCCTGGAAGCGCGTGCGCCATCCGTCCGAAGTCGTGAACGTCGGCGACGAGCTGGACGTGCGCGTGCTGAAGTTCGACCGCGAGCGCAACCGCGTTTCGCTGGGTCTGAAGCAGCTGGGCGAGGATCCGTGGGACAACATCGCGCGTCGCTACCCGGCCAACAGCCGCGTGTTCGGCAAGGTCTCCAACGTCACCGATTACGGCGCGTTCGTCGAGATCGAGCCGGGCGTGGAAGGCCTGGTGCACGTGTCGGAAATGGACTGGACCAACAAGAACGTCAACCCGTCCAAGGTCGTGCAGGTCGGCGACGAGGTCGAGGTCATGGTCCTGGACGTGGACGAGGAGCGTCGCCGCATCTCGCTGGGCATGAAGCAGGTCGCCGCCAATCCGTGGGAGACCTTCGCGGCCACCCACAAGAAGAACGACAAGGTGTCCGGCCAGATCAAGTCGATCACCGACTTCGGCATCTTCATCGGCCTGGACGGCGGCATCGACGGCCTGGTGCACCTGTCGGACATCAGCTGGAACACCACCGGCGAAGACATCGTGCGCAACTTCAAGAAGGGCGACACGCTGGAAGCGGTGGTGCTGGCGGTGGACCCGGAGCGCGAGCGCATCAGCCTGGGCGTCAAGCAGCTGGAGCAGGATCCGTTCGGCCAGTACATGGCGGCCAATCCGAAGGGTTCGAAGGTCGAGGGCGTGGTGCGTGAAGTGGACGCCAAGGGCGCCACCATCGACCTGGCCGACGGCATCGAGGGCTACGTCGCCGCGCGCGACATCGCCAACGAGCGCGTCGACGATGCGACCCAGCACCTGAAGGTCGGCGACAAGATCGAAGCCAAGTTCGTGGGCATGGACCGCAAGGGCCGCACCCTGCAGCTGTCGATCAAGGCCAAGGACGATGCCGAAATGCGCGAGGTGCTGGAGGAATACCAGTCCGCGTCGGGCGGCACCACCCAGCTGGGCGCGCTGCTGCGTGCGCAGTTGAACGGCAACAAGTCCGAGTAA
- the cmk gene encoding (d)CMP kinase has translation MNDPAPVLTIDGPSGAGKGTVSRIVAAKLGWHYLDSGALYRAVGVAASWANLDISDAAALVRCTFDTRVTFEDVAGGGLRVRINDVDATDELRLETTGAVASAIAAIPEVRAALKQRQRAFRRLPGLVADGRDMGTVIFPDAPYKVFLTASAEERAMRRHNQLKEKGVSVIFDDLLREIMARDARDAQRSVAPLKPADDAVLLDTTGMDIDHVVGRVLELLPA, from the coding sequence ATGAACGACCCCGCTCCCGTCCTGACCATCGATGGCCCGTCCGGGGCCGGAAAAGGCACCGTCAGCCGCATCGTGGCCGCCAAGCTGGGCTGGCACTACCTGGATTCCGGGGCGCTGTACCGGGCCGTCGGGGTGGCCGCCAGCTGGGCCAACCTGGACATTTCCGACGCCGCGGCGCTGGTGCGCTGCACCTTCGACACCCGGGTGACCTTCGAGGACGTGGCCGGCGGCGGCCTGCGGGTCAGGATCAACGACGTCGACGCCACCGACGAGCTGCGGCTGGAGACGACCGGCGCGGTGGCCTCGGCGATCGCCGCGATCCCGGAGGTGCGCGCGGCGCTGAAGCAGCGCCAGCGCGCGTTCCGGCGCCTGCCGGGGCTGGTCGCCGACGGCCGCGACATGGGTACGGTGATTTTCCCGGACGCCCCGTACAAGGTGTTCCTGACCGCCAGTGCCGAGGAGCGCGCCATGCGCCGGCATAACCAGTTGAAGGAAAAAGGAGTTTCCGTTATATTCGACGACCTGCTGCGCGAGATCATGGCCCGCGACGCACGCGATGCCCAACGTTCGGTGGCGCCCTTGAAGCCGGCAGACGATGCCGTCCTCCTCGACACCACCGGCATGGACATCGACCACGTGGTCGGCCGCGTCCTGGAATTGCTGCCCGCCTGA
- the ykgO gene encoding type B 50S ribosomal protein L36: protein MKVLSSLKSAKTRHRDCKVVRRRGKVFVICKSNPRFKARQR, encoded by the coding sequence ATGAAAGTCCTGTCCTCCCTGAAGTCGGCGAAGACCCGTCACCGCGACTGCAAGGTGGTCCGCCGCCGCGGCAAGGTTTTCGTGATCTGCAAGTCGAACCCGCGTTTCAAGGCTCGCCAGCGCTGA
- a CDS encoding agmatine deiminase family protein produces the protein MTDRLRLPAEWEPQSAILIAWPHAGTDWAERLAEVEETYIALVAAIVRYQRVLICVADADLQIYAEARLRSARVDMQRVRFVEAEYDDTWLRDSGPITLAREDGGFQLLDFRFTGWGGKFQASRDDQLVSALAAQQLFADSDVRSIDFALEGGAIDSDGAGTLLTTWQCLHERHPQRSRESLSHDLADWLAQQRVLWLDHGYLEGDDTDAHIDTLARFASEDAIVYQACDDAGDSHYTELQAMGAELAALRTADGRPYRLFPLPWAQPVLDHGRRLAASYANFLIVNGAVLMPAYGDAADAQAQAVMAQAFPRHEIVPIPCRALIWQNGSLHCITMQLPEGILAA, from the coding sequence ATGACTGATCGCCTTCGTCTTCCCGCGGAATGGGAGCCCCAGTCCGCCATCCTGATCGCCTGGCCGCATGCCGGCACCGACTGGGCCGAGCGCCTGGCCGAGGTCGAGGAGACCTATATCGCGCTGGTCGCGGCGATCGTGCGCTACCAGCGCGTGCTGATCTGCGTCGCCGATGCCGACCTGCAGATCTACGCCGAGGCGCGGCTGCGCTCGGCGCGGGTGGACATGCAGCGCGTGCGGTTCGTCGAGGCCGAGTACGACGACACCTGGCTGCGCGACTCCGGTCCGATCACCCTGGCCCGCGAGGACGGCGGTTTCCAGCTGCTGGACTTCCGCTTCACCGGTTGGGGCGGCAAGTTCCAGGCCAGCCGCGACGACCAACTGGTGAGCGCGCTTGCGGCGCAGCAGCTGTTTGCGGATAGCGATGTGCGCAGCATCGACTTCGCACTGGAAGGCGGCGCGATCGACAGCGACGGCGCCGGCACCCTGCTGACCACCTGGCAGTGCCTGCACGAACGCCATCCGCAGCGCTCGCGCGAATCGTTGAGCCATGACCTGGCCGACTGGCTGGCGCAGCAGCGGGTGCTGTGGCTGGACCACGGCTATCTGGAAGGCGACGACACCGACGCGCATATCGACACCCTCGCCCGCTTCGCCAGCGAGGACGCGATCGTCTACCAGGCCTGCGACGACGCCGGCGATTCGCATTACACCGAACTGCAGGCGATGGGCGCCGAACTGGCCGCGCTGCGCACCGCCGACGGCCGCCCATATCGGCTGTTCCCGCTGCCGTGGGCGCAGCCGGTGCTCGACCACGGCCGGCGCCTGGCCGCGTCCTACGCCAACTTCCTGATCGTCAACGGCGCGGTGCTGATGCCGGCCTATGGCGATGCCGCCGATGCGCAGGCGCAGGCGGTGATGGCGCAGGCGTTCCCGCGCCACGAGATCGTGCCGATTCCGTGCCGCGCGCTGATCTGGCAGAACGGCAGCCTGCACTGCATCACCATGCAGTTGCCCGAGGGCATCCTGGCCGCCTGA
- a CDS encoding carbon-nitrogen hydrolase produces the protein MSRNTLSVALIQERNHGDAAANLAVIESRVAEAAAQGAQLVLLQELHNGAYFCQHESVDEFDLAEPIPGPSTERLGALAKRHGVVLVASLFERRAAGLYHNTAVVFEKDGRLLGKYRKMHIPDDPGFYEKFYFTPGDLGFTPIQTSVGRLGVLVCWDQWYPEAARLMALAGAELLLYPTAIGWDPSDEQAEQERQRDAWILSHRGHAVANGVPVLSCNRVGHEASPLAADGVVGAAGIQFWGNSHVLGPQGEFIAEAGAEPTVLVCDVDLQRSEHVRRIWPFLRDRRIDAYGDLLKRYID, from the coding sequence ATGAGCCGAAACACTCTTTCCGTCGCGCTGATCCAGGAGCGCAACCATGGCGACGCCGCGGCGAATCTGGCGGTCATCGAATCGCGCGTGGCCGAGGCCGCGGCGCAGGGCGCGCAACTGGTGCTGCTGCAGGAACTGCACAACGGCGCGTATTTCTGCCAGCACGAGTCGGTGGACGAGTTCGACCTGGCCGAGCCGATTCCCGGTCCCAGCACCGAGCGCCTGGGCGCGCTGGCCAAGCGTCACGGTGTGGTGCTGGTCGCCTCGCTGTTCGAGCGCCGCGCCGCCGGTCTGTACCACAACACCGCGGTGGTGTTCGAGAAGGACGGCCGCCTGCTCGGCAAGTACCGCAAGATGCATATCCCGGACGATCCGGGCTTCTACGAGAAGTTCTATTTCACCCCGGGCGATCTCGGCTTCACCCCGATCCAGACCTCGGTGGGGCGCCTGGGCGTGCTGGTGTGCTGGGACCAGTGGTATCCGGAAGCGGCGCGGCTGATGGCCCTGGCCGGCGCCGAACTGCTGCTGTACCCGACCGCGATCGGCTGGGACCCCAGCGACGAGCAGGCCGAGCAGGAGCGCCAGCGCGATGCCTGGATCCTCAGCCATCGCGGCCATGCCGTGGCCAACGGCGTGCCGGTGCTCAGCTGCAACCGGGTCGGCCACGAAGCCTCGCCGCTGGCCGCCGATGGCGTGGTCGGCGCCGCCGGCATCCAGTTCTGGGGCAACAGCCACGTGCTCGGCCCGCAGGGCGAGTTCATCGCCGAGGCCGGCGCCGAGCCGACCGTGCTGGTGTGCGACGTGGACCTGCAGCGCAGCGAGCACGTGCGGCGGATCTGGCCGTTCCTGCGCGACCGCCGCATCGACGCCTACGGCGACCTGCTGAAGCGCTACATCGACTGA
- a CDS encoding GNAT family N-acetyltransferase, with amino-acid sequence MDDLQLRAAEAADIPAITALYAEEVRSQVNTYEYDAPDQAEMLRRMQDVIARGYPYLVAHAADGRLAGYAYASSYRARVAYRWTVENTVYVDPALHGRGVGSALLQALIAACEARGFRQMVAVIGESSNHASIRLHQRFGFRPVGVFRGLGRKHGRWLDTLQMQRPLGPGADEAPFDE; translated from the coding sequence TTGGACGACCTGCAGCTGCGCGCCGCCGAGGCCGCCGATATCCCCGCGATCACCGCGCTGTACGCCGAAGAGGTGCGCAGCCAGGTCAATACCTACGAGTACGACGCGCCGGACCAGGCCGAGATGCTGCGGCGCATGCAGGACGTGATCGCGCGCGGCTATCCCTATCTGGTCGCGCATGCCGCCGACGGCCGCCTGGCCGGCTACGCCTACGCGAGCAGCTACCGGGCCCGCGTCGCCTACCGCTGGACCGTGGAGAACACCGTCTACGTGGACCCGGCGCTGCACGGCCGCGGTGTCGGTTCTGCGCTGCTGCAGGCGCTGATCGCGGCCTGCGAGGCGCGCGGTTTCCGGCAGATGGTGGCGGTGATCGGCGAGTCGAGCAACCACGCTTCGATCCGCCTGCACCAGCGTTTCGGCTTCAGGCCGGTCGGCGTGTTCCGTGGGCTCGGCCGCAAGCACGGGCGCTGGCTGGACACGCTACAGATGCAACGCCCGCTGGGCCCCGGCGCCGATGAGGCGCCCTTCGATGAGTGA